CAGCATGTCATATGCGCAAAAACATGCTAGcttgtaatgttgttgttttattgtgtcaCTTCCAAAGGCATTGatctgtaaatgttttatagaaaaaacacattgagGAAAATAGTCATCTGTTCTTATGGAAACACcaatctgtcagtctgtcattgAGTTCTGTGTGACAGTGTGATTTAACTGAAATGTAAAACCGTAATAACATTCCAGCTAAATTATGCTAAAGGAGAAAAAGATGCTTGAATTAGACGTAATTCAATCCCTAAAAACAAAGCACCAAATGTTGCTGTAAACTGCTCCTCCAATCAGTAAAACATATTAGCATGCTTCTAGTCTGtagtgtaataaaaataataaatctaatattttaaatagcCGCCTTTTTCAGGCATGAAGGGTCAGGTCGGTGGAGGTCAGATTTGTAAGTGAAGGCCACCATCTAGTGGAAGCAACAGATCTCTGCAGACAGTCAGTTAACTGTATTCCTTGAAGCATATTTCCATGTGTAGCtgtgatatttttattataaaaatgtttcctaTATCATTAATTACAACTTTTCATAGCTTTTTACAGGAATTAGCCCCTGTTATGGAGTGGATAAtgaaaaatgttgtgtttttgccaTGATGGGTTttgatttcattgtgttttgttatgttaaataaaagattttttttcccacaaaacaaGGACAATCGGGTTTGTATGAAGTAAGAGATGATTTAGAAATATGTAATAGGTAAAGGACCAGTAAAAGTAtgataaagatttttaaaagtattcctGTGCAAAAGTCAAAGACCGCTCTGTCCTTTAAGGTGCTATAATAGTTTGGTCACTTCAGGGTTAGAGAGCTACGACTACAACAGAACATTTATGGGATTAATATCCTGCCACGCCATGAAACTGGCAGGACATAAATCCCACACATCACCTACAGAATCAAAAAGTCCTTCCTCGTGACGGTTCAAACCCAGGTCACTACTGTGTCCAAACCCCTGAGTACTCTGAGTAGTATGACCTCCGTGCTGTTTGTAACTTGTaaaaaatatcactgtgtgtttggCTCCTCCAGGTGATGGCGATGATGACGAGGAGGAAGGTCGTGAGGAGCGCCTTCCATCTTGTTACGACTACGTCATGCATTTCCTCACCGTCTTCTGGAAGGTTCTGTTTGCCTGCGTCCCGCCAACAGAGTACTGGAACGGCTGGGCCTGCTTCTTCGTGTCCATCAGCGCCATCGGGCTCCTCACCGCCATCATCGGGGATTTGGCATCGCATTTCGGCTGCACCGTGGGGCTGCGGGACACTGTGACCGCCGTGGTGTTTGTGGCGCTGGGAACTTCCATTCCAGGTGAGTAAATGTCCCGTTTCACTGTGTGAGAGCAAGAAAAGGCAGAAAGGAGCGTGGATGATTTGATTGTTTTGAGTATTGGATGGATTATGGGAGAATACCCAGATTTATGAGTGCATGTAGTGtcactttgtaactttgtagttgttttgtgtccttcagtcattttgcatcattttgcaTCTGTTTATAATCATCTATTTGTAtcttttgtgtgattttgtagGTGGTTGTTGCTCTTTCTGGCCATTTTATGTCTCTTTGTCATTTTGcatctttttaattgtttttagtcactttttgtcatttttgtgtctctgaatcatttcaatcattttcagTCATCTTACTGGACACAAGCTTTGCGCCTCTTTAAAGTAATTTTGGATCTCTCTGTAGTTGCTTTGACTTTCTGTCAATCATTTTGTACctttgcagttgttttttgtatctttttgGTCATTGTTTGTCTCTTTGGAATCATCTAATtgctttctatttaaaaaatttCTGGGGTGTGAAGGTGTGTGACTCACATTTTCCACCTTTTCCTTCTCCAGACACCTTTGCTAGCAAAGTGGCTGCCATACAAGACCAGCATGCCGACGCATCGGTTGGAAATGTCACTGGCAGCAACGCAGTCAACGTGTTCCTGGGGATCGGAGTGGCATGGTCAGTGGCCGCCGTGTACTGGAGAATTAAAGGAAAGGAGTTCCGGGTGGATCCTGGATCACTGGCGTTCTCCGTCACGCTCTTCACCATCTTCACGTTCATCTGCATGTCCGTGCTATTGTTCAGACGCCGGCCCTCCATCGGCGGAGAGCTTGGCGGCCCGAAAGTGTCCCGCCTCCTGACCACCCTCCTGTTCCTGGGTCTGTGGTTCCTCTACATCCTCTTCTCCAGCCTAGAGGCCTACTGTCACATCAACGGCTTTTAAAGAGGAGATGAAGAATGTTCCAGAAGAATTTtgcacagcagcacacacaaaaTCGTTGACTCTCAGTCCATTTAGTCCACGGTTTAACACAAAACAAGTGTAAGATTCATCTGGTTAATAGGGCTTCAGATACATGTTCACAAACACTACATTTAAGCATGTGTAAACAGCgcattttaaacacattcattGTTACTTGGAAGATGAGGGTTAAGAGGAAGTATTTTTGGAGGGTGAGAGCGTGAAAACGAAAGGTTACTGCGGATAGTTAACGGGGAGCAGACGGAGAGTGACAGAGAATGACTGTGACGGGAGATTCAGAGGTGAAAAGAAGGTCAGGTCAGTCAGAGGAGTGCTGCTTTATTCACTTTAAAGCCAGGTGTGTTTATTTTGGGTTGAGGAGCTCACTTCCAGGATCAGACCACTGAGACGGATCACAAACCTGTGAGCATTGAAGGAAAAAtacctttgttttcctttagtcTCTCATTCAAACCATCAACTCTGCAGCTTCATGTTTCTTCACTGAGGAAGTGGAGGAGCACTGCATCAAATAAGGAGTCGAATGTTTACAACAACATTACATTTGTTTACTACTAGAGGTTCTTGTATAGTGGTGATGCTTGTCTAATACGCAGTATAGCTGAAGGTGGCTCTCCACACGCGCTGTAAATAGTACAAACCGTTGTACATATAGAGTGTAGTAATTTCACAGGGCAGGCTGCCACACAAAAGGATGCAGAGACAGAAATGCCAGGTTTCTACTGTCGCTGTCAGCAAAGCTTCGATGATTTTCATTGCACAGGCTGGAACACTGGTAGTTGCAAATATTACAAATGTCAGCGGCTTTAGTTTTAGCGACATGCTAAgtggaaaataaaagtttagcaaccaaaacaagtaaataagaAGCTGCATAAGTGTAACACTGACTAAAAGAACATCTTTGTACTAATCTCTTTACCGGACCACAGCCTCTGACAGGGGCTTGCATATAAAGCTGAAGGATTAGTTTTTGCATGTATAGCCATGTACAGAGCATCTTCACATTATATGTCATGTACATGCTATGAAAAAGGGAATAACCAGCCTAATTATCCACCTGTAAATTACAtccctgtgtttttgtgtcgaCTCGGTGAACAGAAACTGTCAGCTAGTCCTTGATGTTAAATCTTCCTgtataaaacagaagaagccGTTTGGTCCGGGAGGAACAAAAAGGACATTTTCCTCTCCTGAAGGACCAAATATGCGCTCACACACTCCTGATGTGTGCagtgtcatttaaaaactttgtctGAGGCAGTCAGATGGGCTGATGAGCTGCAGTCAGCCATCGCTGTGTTACTGTTAGTGGCAGACTCGTCCATTCCTTTATCTTAAGTGACAGCAGCATGGGCAGACAAACATGTACGGGTGGTTAACAAGACTCAACAGTGTTAGTTTACTCTCAAAATAAAGTCTCTAAAGTTGCTGATTGCCATCATCAGCATCCGGTCTGCAGCGTTTGTTAGGAAAAAGCTAATAATCTACACATTAATTAGGCTGCAGGACTGTAGTCTACAGCACACTAATGCTTTAAGATAGCAAACAAAGAATGCCTTAAGGGAAGCTCAAGTAAAAAAATCTAGTATTCAAGATTTCTGCTGTACAAACTGCCCAGGCTGCACTTTATTTAACGTAACTAAAACACTGTGTTGTGCTTATCTTTTCCTCCATCATTCTATAAGTGGTTACTGTGCAATATACGAAGGGAGAACTGTCTCGTGTTTCCACTGGTTCGGATAACACCAGATCCAGGTGGACCCATCATGTTGTCTATTCATGTCTGCTTAGAGCACATGTaccaaacatgttaaaaatttaCTTTCCTTCTTTATGGAAAGCCAGCGCATCGTTTGTAATAACAAAAAAGAAGGTTCTGATTAAAGACCAGAGGGTCTACCTGAAACGAGGATGTCTACACGGGAGCAGCACAGTCATCATAGTGCCACAGCAGGAAACATGGCTCTGCAAGGCATGCATGTGTTGCTCAGTATTGCATGGCAGACTTGGAACAAATGTTCACAAGCTACTGAAGAAACCGGCTGCTAAATACACCATAAAACACTGGATGGTGTGCGAACACGCTCTAATTCGTTTCGACATTTCCACGCTGGCACTTCAGGGCTACTATGTTCAGCACTGAGATGCATGAAGCAGGAAAGCCAGCGTGTGAAAAATGTCACAACAAACAGCAGTAAGATTgtcttataataataataatgactagaagctttaattattatcattattattattattattataactgcCTAATTTCAGTCCcattaaatatatttctttgaGGACATTGCATTATAAACCTCTCACCCACAGATGATAAGTGCTATACAAGTGGAactctttattattgttgttaaacATGATAATTGAAAAGGATTTGATTGGTTAACCCTGACTAACTTTGTAAACTTTCTAAAATCCAGTTTTGTATCTTTTTCCTTGCAGATGTAGCCAAGGTagattattt
This DNA window, taken from Oreochromis niloticus isolate F11D_XX unplaced genomic scaffold, O_niloticus_UMD_NMBU tig00007255_pilon, whole genome shotgun sequence, encodes the following:
- the LOC109199388 gene encoding sodium/calcium exchanger 2-like, translating into VKNITVCLAPPGDGDDDEEEGREERLPSCYDYVMHFLTVFWKVLFACVPPTEYWNGWACFFVSISAIGLLTAIIGDLASHFGCTVGLRDTVTAVVFVALGTSIPDTFASKVAAIQDQHADASVGNVTGSNAVNVFLGIGVAWSVAAVYWRIKGKEFRVDPGSLAFSVTLFTIFTFICMSVLLFRRRPSIGGELGGPKVSRLLTTLLFLGLWFLYILFSSLEAYCHINGF